In a genomic window of Magnolia sinica isolate HGM2019 chromosome 14, MsV1, whole genome shotgun sequence:
- the LOC131226306 gene encoding acyl-CoA-binding domain-containing protein 1-like isoform X3, producing the protein MGEWYEIAHSIFIGIFFSFLASKLISTVTSSPEENLRLVREDDPPAGTVNPGSKSFDPVNINVTEMPAENLSLVPEDDPPVGTINPDSKSVDLVDINEAEMPGAGKSMASDILSVDVDDDWEGVESTDLDATFSAAIAFVAAAAADRLSQKVSNEVQLQLYGLYKIATEGPCSVQQPSAIKISARAKWNAWQRLGVMSPEEAMQKYIMIVSELYPSWASGCTIKKTDGEADEHSTSAKGMPGPVFNTSVNEEGSDNEISRGNENITLAYRSWPPQCCGAAQ; encoded by the exons ATGGGAGAATGGTACGAGATTGCTCACTCCATTTTCATCggcatcttcttctcctttctagCCTCAAAGCTTATCTCCACCGTCACCTCATCCCCGGAAGAGAATCTCAGACTCGTTCGTGAGGATGACCCGCCTGCAGGTACTGTCAACCCTGGATCGAAATCTTTTGATCCCGTGAATATAAATGTGACTGAAATGCCTGCCGAGAATCTCAGCCTTGTTCCTGAGGATGACCCGCCCGTGGGAACCATCAACCCCGATTCGAAATCTGTTGATCTCGTGGATATAAATGAGGCTGAAATGCCTGGCGCTGGAAAATCTATGGCGAGCGATATCCTTTCGGTTGATGTCGATGATGATTGGGAAGGGGTCGAGAGCACAGATTTAGATGCGACGTTTAGTGCCGCGATTGCTTTtgtggctgctgctgctgcggacCGTCTATCGCAGAAGGTTTCAAATGAAGTGCAACTCCAGCTCTACGGGCTTTACAAGATTGCTACTGAGGGCCCCTGCAGTGTCCAGCAGCCATCTGCGATCAAGATTTCAGCTCGGGCTAAGTG GAATGCATGGCAGAGATTGGGTGTTATGTCTCCTGAGGAAGCCATGCAGAAGTACATCATGATCGTGAGTGAGCTGTATCCTTCCTGGGCAAGTGGCTGTACTATT AAGAAAACAGATGGAGAAGCTGATGAACATAGTACTTCTGCTAAAGGAATGCCGGGACCAGTATTCAACACTTCTGTAAATGAGGAAGGATCTGAC AATGAAAT ATCACGAGGGAATGAAAACATTACATTGGCCTATAGATCATGGCCGCCTCAATGTTGTGGAGCTGCTCAATAG
- the LOC131226306 gene encoding acyl-CoA-binding domain-containing protein 1-like isoform X4 gives MGEWYEIAHSIFIGIFFSFLASKLISTVTSSPEENLRLVREDDPPAGTVNPGSKSFDPVNINVTEMPAENLSLVPEDDPPVGTINPDSKSVDLVDINEAEMPGAGKSMASDILSVDVDDDWEGVESTDLDATFSAAIAFVAAAAADRLSQKVSNEVQLQLYGLYKIATEGPCSVQQPSAIKISARAKWNAWQRLGVMSPEEAMQKYIMIVSELYPSWASGCTIKTDGEADEHSTSAKGMPGPVFNTSVNEEGSDNEISRGNENITLAYRSWPPQCCGAAQ, from the exons ATGGGAGAATGGTACGAGATTGCTCACTCCATTTTCATCggcatcttcttctcctttctagCCTCAAAGCTTATCTCCACCGTCACCTCATCCCCGGAAGAGAATCTCAGACTCGTTCGTGAGGATGACCCGCCTGCAGGTACTGTCAACCCTGGATCGAAATCTTTTGATCCCGTGAATATAAATGTGACTGAAATGCCTGCCGAGAATCTCAGCCTTGTTCCTGAGGATGACCCGCCCGTGGGAACCATCAACCCCGATTCGAAATCTGTTGATCTCGTGGATATAAATGAGGCTGAAATGCCTGGCGCTGGAAAATCTATGGCGAGCGATATCCTTTCGGTTGATGTCGATGATGATTGGGAAGGGGTCGAGAGCACAGATTTAGATGCGACGTTTAGTGCCGCGATTGCTTTtgtggctgctgctgctgcggacCGTCTATCGCAGAAGGTTTCAAATGAAGTGCAACTCCAGCTCTACGGGCTTTACAAGATTGCTACTGAGGGCCCCTGCAGTGTCCAGCAGCCATCTGCGATCAAGATTTCAGCTCGGGCTAAGTG GAATGCATGGCAGAGATTGGGTGTTATGTCTCCTGAGGAAGCCATGCAGAAGTACATCATGATCGTGAGTGAGCTGTATCCTTCCTGGGCAAGTGGCTGTACTATT AAAACAGATGGAGAAGCTGATGAACATAGTACTTCTGCTAAAGGAATGCCGGGACCAGTATTCAACACTTCTGTAAATGAGGAAGGATCTGAC AATGAAAT ATCACGAGGGAATGAAAACATTACATTGGCCTATAGATCATGGCCGCCTCAATGTTGTGGAGCTGCTCAATAG
- the LOC131226306 gene encoding acyl-CoA-binding domain-containing protein 1-like isoform X1, producing MGEWYEIAHSIFIGIFFSFLASKLISTVTSSPEENLRLVREDDPPAGTVNPGSKSFDPVNINVTEMPAENLSLVPEDDPPVGTINPDSKSVDLVDINEAEMPGAGKSMASDILSVDVDDDWEGVESTDLDATFSAAIAFVAAAAADRLSQKVSNEVQLQLYGLYKIATEGPCSVQQPSAIKISARAKWNAWQRLGVMSPEEAMQKYIMIVSELYPSWASGCTIKKTDGEADEHSTSAKGMPGPVFNTSVNEEGSDGPVLNTSVNEEGSDNEISRGNENITLAYRSWPPQCCGAAQ from the exons ATGGGAGAATGGTACGAGATTGCTCACTCCATTTTCATCggcatcttcttctcctttctagCCTCAAAGCTTATCTCCACCGTCACCTCATCCCCGGAAGAGAATCTCAGACTCGTTCGTGAGGATGACCCGCCTGCAGGTACTGTCAACCCTGGATCGAAATCTTTTGATCCCGTGAATATAAATGTGACTGAAATGCCTGCCGAGAATCTCAGCCTTGTTCCTGAGGATGACCCGCCCGTGGGAACCATCAACCCCGATTCGAAATCTGTTGATCTCGTGGATATAAATGAGGCTGAAATGCCTGGCGCTGGAAAATCTATGGCGAGCGATATCCTTTCGGTTGATGTCGATGATGATTGGGAAGGGGTCGAGAGCACAGATTTAGATGCGACGTTTAGTGCCGCGATTGCTTTtgtggctgctgctgctgcggacCGTCTATCGCAGAAGGTTTCAAATGAAGTGCAACTCCAGCTCTACGGGCTTTACAAGATTGCTACTGAGGGCCCCTGCAGTGTCCAGCAGCCATCTGCGATCAAGATTTCAGCTCGGGCTAAGTG GAATGCATGGCAGAGATTGGGTGTTATGTCTCCTGAGGAAGCCATGCAGAAGTACATCATGATCGTGAGTGAGCTGTATCCTTCCTGGGCAAGTGGCTGTACTATT AAGAAAACAGATGGAGAAGCTGATGAACATAGTACTTCTGCTAAAGGAATGCCGGGACCAGTATTCAACACTTCTGTAAATGAGGAAGGATCTGACGGACCAGTATTGAATACTTCTGTAAATGAGGAAGGATCTGACAATGAAAT ATCACGAGGGAATGAAAACATTACATTGGCCTATAGATCATGGCCGCCTCAATGTTGTGGAGCTGCTCAATAG
- the LOC131226306 gene encoding acyl-CoA-binding domain-containing protein 1-like isoform X2 produces the protein MGEWYEIAHSIFIGIFFSFLASKLISTVTSSPEENLRLVREDDPPAGTVNPGSKSFDPVNINVTEMPAENLSLVPEDDPPVGTINPDSKSVDLVDINEAEMPGAGKSMASDILSVDVDDDWEGVESTDLDATFSAAIAFVAAAAADRLSQKVSNEVQLQLYGLYKIATEGPCSVQQPSAIKISARAKWNAWQRLGVMSPEEAMQKYIMIVSELYPSWASGCTIKTDGEADEHSTSAKGMPGPVFNTSVNEEGSDGPVLNTSVNEEGSDNEISRGNENITLAYRSWPPQCCGAAQ, from the exons ATGGGAGAATGGTACGAGATTGCTCACTCCATTTTCATCggcatcttcttctcctttctagCCTCAAAGCTTATCTCCACCGTCACCTCATCCCCGGAAGAGAATCTCAGACTCGTTCGTGAGGATGACCCGCCTGCAGGTACTGTCAACCCTGGATCGAAATCTTTTGATCCCGTGAATATAAATGTGACTGAAATGCCTGCCGAGAATCTCAGCCTTGTTCCTGAGGATGACCCGCCCGTGGGAACCATCAACCCCGATTCGAAATCTGTTGATCTCGTGGATATAAATGAGGCTGAAATGCCTGGCGCTGGAAAATCTATGGCGAGCGATATCCTTTCGGTTGATGTCGATGATGATTGGGAAGGGGTCGAGAGCACAGATTTAGATGCGACGTTTAGTGCCGCGATTGCTTTtgtggctgctgctgctgcggacCGTCTATCGCAGAAGGTTTCAAATGAAGTGCAACTCCAGCTCTACGGGCTTTACAAGATTGCTACTGAGGGCCCCTGCAGTGTCCAGCAGCCATCTGCGATCAAGATTTCAGCTCGGGCTAAGTG GAATGCATGGCAGAGATTGGGTGTTATGTCTCCTGAGGAAGCCATGCAGAAGTACATCATGATCGTGAGTGAGCTGTATCCTTCCTGGGCAAGTGGCTGTACTATT AAAACAGATGGAGAAGCTGATGAACATAGTACTTCTGCTAAAGGAATGCCGGGACCAGTATTCAACACTTCTGTAAATGAGGAAGGATCTGACGGACCAGTATTGAATACTTCTGTAAATGAGGAAGGATCTGACAATGAAAT ATCACGAGGGAATGAAAACATTACATTGGCCTATAGATCATGGCCGCCTCAATGTTGTGGAGCTGCTCAATAG